One Cellulomonas sp. Y8 DNA segment encodes these proteins:
- the rplU gene encoding 50S ribosomal protein L21: MVYAIVKAGGRQEKVAVGDVVVVDRLAAAAGETVELPALLLVDGTAVTSDAAALAKIKVTAEVVRDEKGPKIDILRYKNKTGYRRRQGHRQALTRLKVTGIK, encoded by the coding sequence GTGGTGTACGCGATCGTGAAGGCCGGCGGCCGCCAGGAGAAGGTCGCCGTCGGCGACGTCGTCGTCGTCGACCGGCTCGCGGCCGCGGCCGGCGAGACCGTCGAGCTGCCCGCGCTCCTCCTCGTCGACGGCACCGCCGTGACGTCGGACGCCGCGGCGCTCGCCAAGATCAAGGTCACCGCGGAGGTCGTCCGGGACGAGAAGGGCCCGAAGATCGACATCCTGCGGTACAAGAACAAGACCGGCTACCGCCGCCGCCAGGGCCACCGTCAGGCGCTCACCCGCCTCAAGGTCACCGGCATCAAGTGA
- the rpmA gene encoding 50S ribosomal protein L27, with the protein MAHKKGASSSRNGRDSNAQRLGVKRFGGQVVNAGEIIVRQRGTHFHPGVNVGRGGDDTLFALAAGAVQFGTRRGRKVIDIVTAG; encoded by the coding sequence ATGGCACACAAGAAGGGCGCGAGCTCCTCGCGCAACGGTCGTGACTCCAACGCCCAGCGTCTCGGCGTCAAGCGCTTCGGCGGCCAGGTCGTCAACGCCGGCGAGATCATCGTCCGCCAGCGCGGCACGCACTTCCACCCCGGCGTGAACGTCGGCCGTGGCGGCGACGACACCCTGTTCGCGCTCGCCGCCGGTGCGGTGCAGTTCGGCACCCGTCGTGGCCGCAAGGTCATCGACATCGTGACGGCGGGCTGA
- the obgE gene encoding GTPase ObgE: MAAFVDRVVLHASGGDGGHGCASIHREKFKPLAGPDGGNGGNGGSVILVVDPQVTTLLDYHHAPHRHAPSGTQGMGDHRQGSTGQDLVLPVPDGTVVKSADGEVLADLVGAGATFVVAEGGHGGLGNAALSSPRRKAPGFALLGEPGDARDVVLELKTIADVALVGFPSAGKSSLVAAMSAARPKIADYPFTTLVPNLGVVQAGDARYTVADVPGLIPGASEGKGLGLEFLRHVERCAVLVHVLDCATLEPGRDPLTDLDVIEAELAAYAGDIGIEGGRVPLTERPRMVVLNKIDVPEARELADLVRPDLEARGLRVFEISTASHEGLRPLTFALAEVVEQARRDAPAPEATRVVLRPKAVDEAGFTVARRQDGDHEYFQVRGSKPERWVRQTDFANDEAVGYLADRLARLGVEEKLLKAGAVAGAEVVIGDGPSAVVFDWEPTLLTGSELLGGPRGSDARLEDQSRPTRGQKRQEYKERMDAKAEARAELWTEREAGLWRED; this comes from the coding sequence ATGGCCGCGTTCGTCGACCGAGTCGTCCTCCACGCCAGCGGCGGTGACGGCGGCCACGGCTGCGCGTCCATCCACCGCGAGAAGTTCAAGCCGCTCGCCGGCCCCGACGGGGGCAACGGCGGCAACGGCGGCAGCGTGATCCTGGTCGTCGACCCGCAGGTCACGACCCTGCTCGACTACCACCACGCGCCGCACCGGCACGCCCCGTCCGGCACCCAGGGCATGGGCGACCACCGGCAGGGCTCGACCGGCCAGGACCTTGTCCTGCCCGTCCCGGACGGCACCGTCGTGAAGTCGGCCGACGGCGAGGTCCTGGCCGACCTGGTGGGCGCCGGCGCCACGTTCGTCGTCGCCGAGGGCGGCCACGGCGGGCTCGGCAACGCCGCGCTGTCCTCCCCGCGCCGCAAGGCCCCGGGCTTCGCGCTGCTCGGCGAGCCCGGCGACGCCCGCGACGTGGTCCTCGAGCTCAAGACGATCGCCGACGTCGCGCTCGTCGGCTTCCCCAGCGCGGGCAAGTCGTCGCTCGTCGCCGCGATGTCCGCCGCCCGGCCGAAGATCGCCGACTACCCGTTCACGACCCTGGTGCCGAACCTCGGCGTCGTGCAGGCCGGCGACGCCCGGTACACCGTGGCCGACGTCCCGGGCCTGATCCCGGGCGCGAGCGAGGGCAAGGGCCTCGGCCTGGAGTTCCTCCGGCACGTCGAGCGGTGCGCCGTCCTGGTGCACGTCCTCGACTGCGCGACGCTCGAGCCGGGCCGCGACCCGCTCACCGACCTCGACGTCATCGAGGCCGAGCTCGCCGCGTACGCGGGGGACATCGGCATCGAGGGCGGCCGGGTGCCGCTGACCGAGCGTCCGCGCATGGTCGTGCTGAACAAGATCGACGTCCCCGAGGCCCGCGAGCTCGCCGACCTCGTGCGCCCCGACCTGGAGGCGCGCGGGCTGCGGGTGTTCGAGATCTCGACCGCGAGCCACGAGGGCCTGCGCCCGCTGACGTTCGCGCTCGCCGAGGTCGTCGAGCAGGCCCGCCGCGACGCGCCCGCCCCCGAGGCCACCCGCGTCGTGCTGCGGCCCAAGGCCGTCGACGAGGCCGGGTTCACGGTCGCGCGCCGGCAGGACGGCGACCACGAGTACTTCCAGGTCCGCGGCAGCAAGCCCGAGCGCTGGGTCCGGCAGACCGACTTCGCCAACGACGAGGCCGTGGGCTACCTGGCCGACCGCCTGGCGCGGCTCGGCGTCGAGGAGAAGCTGCTCAAGGCCGGCGCCGTCGCGGGTGCCGAGGTCGTCATCGGCGACGGGCCGAGCGCGGTCGTCTTCGACTGGGAGCCGACGCTGCTGACCGGGTCCGAGCTGCTCGGCGGGCCCCGCGGGTCCGACGCCCGCCTGGAGGACCAGAGCCGGCCGACCCGCGGGCAGAAGCGCCAGGAGTACAAGGAGCGCATGGACGCGAAGGCGGAGGCGCGCGCGGAGCTGTGGACCGAGCGCGAGGCCGGCCTCTGGCGCGAGGACTGA
- the proB gene encoding glutamate 5-kinase, whose protein sequence is MLPVSAAALSDRRLLPEVRRVVVKVGSSSLTDGTGKLDPARLRALVDVLAARVNGGHQVVLVSSGAIATGMDPLGLARRPRDLATQQAAASVGQGLLVAHYTRAFHEHGLRVGQVLLTADDTMRRTQYRNAQRALERLLDLGIVPIVNENDTVATDEIRFGDNDRLAALVSHLVHADAMALLTDVDGLYTGPPDREGSRRIAEVRGPKDLDGIDVSARGSRVGTGGMVTKLESVAIATASGVPVVLTSAAQVAPALAGEDVGTWFAATGKRASTRLMWLAYAARTHGRLVLDDGAVKAVVERGTSLLPAGVTAVHGEFEAGDPVEIVAADGTVVARGLVAYSSQEAPDLLGRSTSELRAELGEGYDRELVHRDDLVLVRRRR, encoded by the coding sequence ATGCTCCCCGTGAGTGCCGCCGCGTTGTCCGACCGCCGCCTGCTGCCCGAGGTCCGCCGCGTGGTGGTCAAGGTCGGTTCCTCGTCGCTCACGGACGGCACCGGCAAGCTCGACCCGGCGCGGCTGCGGGCGCTCGTCGACGTGCTGGCCGCCCGGGTGAACGGCGGGCACCAGGTCGTCCTGGTGTCGTCCGGCGCGATCGCGACCGGCATGGACCCGCTCGGGCTCGCGCGGCGGCCCCGGGACCTCGCGACCCAGCAGGCCGCGGCGTCCGTGGGCCAGGGGCTGCTGGTCGCGCACTACACCCGCGCGTTCCACGAGCACGGTCTCCGGGTCGGCCAGGTGCTGCTCACCGCCGACGACACGATGCGGCGCACCCAGTACCGCAACGCGCAGCGGGCGCTGGAGCGGCTGCTCGACCTCGGCATCGTGCCGATCGTCAACGAGAACGACACCGTCGCCACGGACGAGATCCGGTTCGGCGACAACGACCGGCTGGCCGCGCTGGTCTCGCACCTGGTGCACGCCGACGCGATGGCGCTGCTGACGGACGTCGACGGGCTGTACACAGGGCCGCCGGACCGCGAGGGCTCGCGGCGGATCGCCGAGGTGCGCGGCCCGAAGGACCTGGACGGGATCGACGTGTCCGCGCGCGGGTCCCGGGTCGGCACCGGCGGCATGGTGACCAAGCTCGAGTCGGTGGCGATCGCGACGGCGTCCGGCGTGCCGGTCGTGCTGACGTCGGCGGCCCAGGTCGCCCCGGCGCTGGCCGGCGAGGACGTCGGCACCTGGTTCGCGGCCACCGGCAAGCGCGCCTCGACGCGGCTGATGTGGCTGGCGTACGCGGCCCGCACGCACGGGCGGCTCGTGCTGGACGACGGCGCGGTGAAGGCCGTCGTCGAGCGGGGCACGTCGCTGCTCCCGGCCGGGGTGACGGCCGTCCACGGCGAGTTCGAGGCCGGCGACCCGGTGGAGATCGTCGCCGCCGACGGCACGGTGGTGGCGCGCGGGCTGGTGGCGTACTCGTCGCAGGAGGCGCCCGACCTGCTGGGCCGGAGCACGTCCGAGCTCCGCGCCGAGCTGGGGGAGGGGTACGACCGCGAGCTCGTGCACCGGGACGACCTGGTGCTGGTGCGGCGCCGGCGCTGA
- a CDS encoding glutamate-5-semialdehyde dehydrogenase, giving the protein MTTSLDAPATDGAQPSAVPAAPSADDVTAQVLAVARRAKEASRALAVATRGTKDAALHALADALVAHADAIVAANAEDLERGRADGISDGLLDRLALTPARIEAIAGALREVAALPDPVGEVVRGSTLPNGLRMRQVRVPMGVVGMIYEARPNVTVDAVGLTLKSGNAVVLRGGSAAARSNAVIVDVLRAALEAQGLPADLVQSVDAWGRAGGVALMHARGLVDVLVPRGGAGLIRTVVREATVPVIETGVGNVHVYVDATADPAVALPILLNAKTQRVGVCNAAETLLVHRAAADAFLPSALTALAEAGVTVHGDAATAEAAPAGVEVVPATDEDWATEYLSLDLAVRVVDDLDAALEHIRTWSSGHTEAIVTRDLAASERFVAEVDSAAVMVNASTRFTDGGQLGLGAEIGISTQKLHARGPMGLGELTTTKWVVHGDGHVRP; this is encoded by the coding sequence ATGACCACCTCGCTCGACGCCCCGGCCACGGACGGGGCCCAGCCCTCCGCCGTGCCCGCCGCGCCGTCGGCCGACGACGTCACCGCCCAGGTGCTCGCCGTGGCCCGGCGCGCCAAGGAGGCGTCCCGCGCCCTGGCCGTGGCGACCCGCGGCACCAAGGACGCGGCGCTGCACGCGCTCGCCGACGCCCTCGTCGCGCATGCGGACGCGATCGTGGCCGCCAACGCCGAGGACCTGGAGCGCGGCCGCGCCGACGGGATCTCGGACGGTCTACTCGACCGGCTCGCCCTGACCCCCGCGCGGATCGAGGCGATCGCCGGCGCGCTGCGCGAGGTCGCGGCGCTGCCCGACCCGGTCGGCGAGGTCGTGCGCGGCTCGACGCTGCCGAACGGCCTGCGGATGCGCCAGGTGCGGGTGCCGATGGGCGTCGTCGGGATGATCTACGAGGCGCGGCCCAACGTCACGGTCGACGCCGTGGGCCTGACGCTCAAGAGCGGCAACGCGGTCGTGCTGCGCGGCGGCTCGGCGGCGGCCCGCAGCAACGCGGTGATCGTCGACGTGCTGCGCGCCGCGCTCGAGGCCCAGGGTCTGCCCGCGGACCTCGTGCAGTCGGTCGACGCCTGGGGACGGGCGGGCGGCGTCGCCCTCATGCACGCGCGCGGGCTGGTCGACGTCCTGGTGCCGCGCGGCGGCGCCGGCCTCATCCGGACCGTGGTCCGCGAGGCGACCGTGCCCGTCATCGAGACGGGCGTGGGCAACGTGCACGTCTACGTCGACGCCACCGCCGACCCGGCCGTCGCGCTGCCGATCCTGCTCAACGCCAAGACCCAGCGCGTGGGGGTGTGCAACGCCGCCGAGACGCTGCTGGTGCACCGCGCCGCCGCCGACGCGTTCCTGCCGTCCGCGCTCACCGCGCTGGCCGAGGCCGGCGTGACGGTGCACGGCGACGCCGCCACGGCCGAGGCCGCCCCCGCCGGCGTCGAGGTCGTGCCCGCCACCGACGAGGACTGGGCGACGGAGTACCTGTCCCTCGACCTCGCGGTGCGCGTCGTCGACGACCTGGACGCGGCGCTCGAGCACATCCGCACCTGGAGCTCCGGCCACACCGAGGCGATCGTCACCCGCGACCTGGCCGCCTCCGAGCGGTTCGTCGCCGAGGTCGACTCCGCCGCCGTCATGGTCAACGCCTCGACGCGGTTCACCGACGGCGGCCAGCTGGGCCTCGGCGCCGAGATCGGCATCTCGACCCAGAAGCTGCACGCCCGCGGGCCGATGGGCCTCGGCGAGCTGACCACCACCAAGTGGGTGGTCCACGGCGACGGGCACGTGCGGCCCTGA
- the nadD gene encoding nicotinate-nucleotide adenylyltransferase: MTQRRARLGVMGGTFDPIHHGHLVAASEVAARFDLDEVVFVPTGAPSFKQDVDVTPAEHRYLMTVIATASNPRFTVSRVDIDRPGLTYTVDTLRDLAHERPDADLYFITGADAIEQILTWKDSPELFERAQFVAVTRPGHTLTTDGLPADRVSQWEIPALAISSTDVRARARGGKPVWYLVPDGVVQYIAKHGLYRGSES; this comes from the coding sequence ATGACGCAGCGACGAGCCCGGCTGGGCGTGATGGGCGGCACCTTCGACCCCATCCACCACGGCCACCTCGTCGCCGCCAGCGAGGTCGCCGCGCGGTTCGACCTCGACGAGGTCGTGTTCGTGCCGACCGGCGCCCCGTCGTTCAAGCAGGACGTCGACGTCACGCCGGCCGAGCACCGCTACCTCATGACCGTCATCGCGACGGCGTCGAACCCGCGGTTCACCGTCAGCCGGGTCGACATCGACCGGCCCGGCCTGACGTACACCGTCGACACCCTGCGGGACCTCGCGCACGAGCGCCCCGACGCCGACCTGTACTTCATCACCGGCGCGGACGCCATCGAGCAGATCCTCACCTGGAAGGACTCGCCCGAGCTCTTCGAGCGCGCGCAGTTCGTGGCCGTGACCCGGCCCGGGCACACGCTCACCACCGACGGCCTCCCCGCCGACCGGGTGAGCCAGTGGGAGATCCCGGCGCTCGCCATCTCGTCCACCGACGTGCGCGCCCGCGCGCGCGGCGGCAAGCCCGTCTGGTACCTGGTGCCGGACGGCGTCGTCCAGTACATCGCGAAGCACGGTCTGTACCGGGGGAGCGAGTCGTGA